The genomic stretch taatttttccctttcatgttaaaaattgttttggtaATCATATCTTTTGGGGTACAACTCTTCTATAACCTTCACATATGTCATTTCTAGGGTCATTCTGAACATGtccatgtatatttatatagGGCGCTCATgccataatttttgttttcattaaaaacttcgtattttcaaatgtttcataATGTCTGATCCTATATCCCACTGTTCCCATCGTTCTAGTGAGTagaaaactaacctaacctaagataGAATTCtatcttaggttaggttagaactTTTGACCTTGACATACACATATTCCGACCTATTGACGGCCTTTTTTACTGAAGTTGCTTGTCCGTATTCTTTAGCCAACAAAATGCTCCacctcaacatttttttatcttttgttaTATCTACCATGCGGTGCCTCGTCGGAAGCCTCCATTTCGTATATTTGTTATCAACATTTCACTCCCTACCACATATGCCAAGGTCATAGGAGAGTTGTATcctaaaagataaaatttccattgttttttaTCATAAGTTATTCAATCAAACCAAAAAGCAGCTGCAAGAAGACAAAAGGATTATTTGagtttgaattgaatatttgatataatttttttgttcaagataTAGTTGATAGAAAAAGGCACAAGTGTTTGCTTATCTTGAAATTTTGGGATTGCTCgtgataatggaaaatttttgcTCTGACTATAACAGAGAAGCTTATCGATTAGAACACTTGACGAACTGGGATACCTAAAGAACAATATTTGAActagttttgtttaaaaatatattgttttgcatctaaaaaaaatttacattctaaaaataccaaatttagtATCTGGAATATCTTTATTTAAAGTAGCTGCTAGACTTAAACccaaaatttttcttgtatcCTTTGGATCTATGATTCCATCATCCCAAAGcctaaaatataaaagaatcaaatgaacacatatataaacaattgaataaactagtaaaaaaatatttttttcactgaGTATGTGAAAAAGGAGAAAAGCCTTATCCTAAAGTTGGAGATTGAATAATGTACCTTGCAGTGCTAAAATAAGGTGAAgcttcattttcaaatttttctaaaatgggcttttcaaaagtttttttttgttcttcagtCCAATCTTTTCCATAACTGGCAATTTGAGATAGTACTCCAGCAGCTTGTTCACCTCCCATCACTCCTATCTTTGCATTGGGCCACATGTAAAGGAATCGAGGAGAATATGCCCTTCCACACATACCATAATTACCAGCTCCATAGGAACCCCCGATTATTACTGTGATTTTTGGAACTTTAGCACAAGAAACTGCTGTTACTAATTTGGCTCCATTTTTAGCTATACCACCCATTTCTGCTTGTCGACCCACCATAAAACCTATTGGACAGATGACAACATGTGATACGAGGAGTGATTATTAAGTAACGAAACTAGCGCTGTTACAGAAAAAGAATTAAGCATGCGCCTAAGGCTAACGTCTGCCAGCTGTTTAGCCTAAAGCCTACTCTTTTGAATTCGATGTCTACCGTGTCTATAGATAAATCAGTGTAGCCGTCGCCTTCGTTTGTTTATTTGATTCGCCTTAAAAATGATCGTGGTAACAATAGGGAAACGGATTGCTGTTaaatttcacattaaacttgataaaactgaaaattataatttattgaaacaattgcATGGAAATGAATGTTTTTCGCGTCCACGTGTTTTTAAGTAGTTGTGGCGTTTTCAAGATGGCAGATTTAAACAACAAGAAGctcgcaaaaatatttgtatttacatGTTGAATGCAATTGAAAATGGCTCAAATTTATTTGAGAACGTAATAATCAAATGTGAATTAAAAGGAAAGATTTGAGTCTGTGGAAAAAAACTTCCTGCACTGTTTAGAACAATGGAAGATTCCCATGAAGCGATGTAGGAATAGAGGAGATGTATGTATCGaaagtgataataaataaatgtaggAGGAAGCAGCCTTAAGGTCGGTTCACACATATCCGTGAAAAAGAGTTTGCTCGATTTACTTTTCTCATTTTAGTTTACTAAGAATTTCGCCAGCAGATATTTTTTTCCACTGAAGGTCACGGTACGGTACATCACATAATGGCACGGCACGGATATATATATGAATCGACCTTAAGGCCAGCAATAGCAGTCGGGAATAAAACGCAGACGGCAAAGGTTACGCAATTAAGACGATTCCCCGCTCATTTAACGTATCAACCACATACGAACAAAACCCCCCAAAAAAATCCccaaaaaaaatgctttatatCACCTGTCTCATTTAAGCTACACCTcgtatatgaataattaatatttctaagGTCTTTATCATTGAATGATATCACCAGTTAGTTTAACAGTTTCTTGTATACAGAAACTGATTTATAGAAAATGTTGTACTACACCAAGGGTTGTACATTACAGTAGAACCCCTCACGTCCGCCCTCGACTAGTCTGCCACTCCGGTTAATACGAATAGTATTATcgatatgaataatttgaaagtaCATTCTGATTTTCCAATTCATAGTagatatatgaaattaattgctggtttaaTATTTCCCTTATAGCTTGTCCGTTTTAGTACTCCTACGTTACATTTTCATCGAGTGAAAAATTACAAAGGCTGAACAAAGAggtatcatttgaaaaaattgccaAGAAACTCAATATAAGCTTTACGACGATTAAAGATTGGAGAAGTGATCGAAAAGACATATACAGTGACAATAGATGGTGAAAACGCTTTTAAAAAACGCAAAACATTGACAATGCATTGTAGATGTGGTTTTGCcaagaaaaaaagaaaggaaCTTTGATATATGGGCGCATAAGAAAAGAAAAGGCAATAACTTTGCACAAAAAACTAGAAGCCGGAAGTGAGATCGCTGGAAAACCTGTCTTGGCGTCCGGTTTATCtcaatttctggaaaaaaacTATCCGCTGATGCTGACGCGACCAAGAAGTTTTCTGTGAAGAATTTGTCGAACAATATGAACTGTTACCTTGCCAAGGCCAACATTAACGAGACAGGCTTAAACTATAAAATGAATTCAAACAAAACACTCATCAAATGAAACCGTGGCAGAAACGAAACTTATAAAAGATAGGCTAACCATTGTTCTTTACAGCAATATTGATGGAACAGGCAATCTTCCATGGTTCGTTATTGGTAAATCTAGTAAACTTAAGGCATtccaaaacaaatttattttccttgCCAGTTCATTatcgtaataaaaaatttccttgaATTGATTGCAGCATTTTCACAACTTGGTTTACCGGCGAGTTGGTTCCATCTGATGAAAAGGAGTTGAATCAAAAAAATCTCCCTGTTCATGCTATATTGCTGTTGGATAACGCACCATCACATCTATCTGAGAAGGAATTAGGGAAAAAGGACATAAAAGCTATCTTCTTACCACCAAACATCACATCACTTATTACACCAATGGATCAGGCAGTATAGAATAGAGGCGGTATCGCAGAAGTACATCAgttcaattttagaaaaatccGAAGCTTTTAATATATTCGAAACAATGAAATCCTTTAAGATCAAAGATGCTGTATATAAAATTGCTGATTTATTGGAGGAACCGAAACCTTACCCTTTGCGAAAATCCTTGTGTAAGCTTTTGCCAGTAGTTATGACTGAAAGTGACCAGATCGTAGATGAGCGAAATAACCTTGACACACAAGAAATCATTAAAAACCTACAAAGCGTACAACCGAATGACCCTACCAGTGAAATGCAGTGGATTGCCCAATgtgacaaaaattatgaaactagAAAGGAGGTCAATGATGACCAGATTATTATCGCtgttatggaaaataatggTGAAGAAACTGAACGAGAATTCGAATAGTGATAGTGACAAACCCCCTACCCGAATTCCACACACTGACGCTAAGAACGCGTTTGATATTGCCTATTGCAGCTAAGTCTAGAATGTCATTTGATACCCAAAAATCTAACTGACTTTTGTTCTAGgtaatgtaaaatatatttctaatataattcAAGTATGtgatatgtaaataaaaatgttatattctGATAATCCGATCTTTTTAGCGTTCCGACCATACCCCAGTAATTGTACTTACCTGTAatattctgtaaaaaaataatggGAATTTTCCTTTGGGTACACAATTGAACAAAATGTGCTCCCTTCATAGCACTTTCAGAAAATAGCACTCCATTATTTCCTATTACTCCCACTGTTTTTCCATACAATCCTGCGAATCCACACACCAAAGTATCaccatattttttcttaaattcatcaaatttcgATCCATCAAATACTCGTAAAATAATTTCTCTTATATCGAAGGGTTTTTTCAAATCCGTATCTATGATACCGTAAAGATCTTCAGGATTGTACAAAGGATCTTGAAACGATTCGTCAAAAGTAACGGGAGGTTTATAAGATagattatttactatttttcttgcTATATCAATGGCGTGTTCATCGTTAAGAGCATAGTGATCAGTAACTCCAGAAGTTGTACAGTGTAGATCTGCACCTCCCAAATCCTCAGCTGAAACCTACAAAACAAGAAAAGGTTAATTCTTTTGCAGCAGAGATGTATAGGGGAGCCCAAAATATGACGATACCAAGTTGCATACCTGTGGAGTTGGGGTCAATACtttgaagaaaatcaatttctttACAACCTTTTAActtaaaattaccaaatttgGTAAGTAGAAGGTGATCAAACCATTTAAGGAAATTAATCattatataacctcaaaatttcaaagaagttgatttaaaaaattcgatttttcttgaaaatgttaataattaaaTTCTGAAACATTTCTAGGAGTAAAAACtgtcatattttcaataatgttatttaaaaagttaggCATGAATTTATacatcaaattatataattcttAATTCAGGTCTTGTAATTAACTAGAcacaaaattagaaatttcGTCAGTTAACCGGTTTGGTGAAATAACTAGTCTAATCAAACAATGATCGATAATTCTGACCCACACATTCATCTTAAGCTCACGTTGGAAATGTGAGAAGTGTAATTATACGAGGGTTTTCAACTGAATACTTATGATACGAGGCTGctacttaatttttgagataaacaaatactcgcaatttggctttatttttttttcaaaatattctccactAGGATCAATAGACTTggcgaagcattttttcctttCCGATTGAGCTACCtcaaaaacatgtgatttgaacgcacctaccgcttcttcaggtatagGGAGACGTTGactttgcaatttatttttgatctgcgggaataagaaaaaaatattggataccAAACTTGACtgttaaaaaacgtttttgtttgaactgatgtatgagAGTTCGCACTGTAGTTGAGGAGAATGAATCGTCTTCTGCGGttggtttccctaatttttttctaacacTTCTGGTGCTGCTGTACCATTCAGAATCAACCGTTCTTCGTTACtttaatggaacggtggcaacatgttcagttattccgaaaaaatagGTGACCATTGGCTTtttgcgcgaacaacttttgttaaatTTGGCTCCTCTtgaagacccatacagtcgattgttgtttagtttagGGTTCATAAGCATAGATTCATAATTCGTCGCCAgccacgatcttatagacgccTTTTGAAgtaccgcgattgaattttttctgaatttttttgtaccaatcgacacgagctttttttgagcgattgtcaaattatgcggtatccaacgcaaaaaaatctgtttgacagccaaatgttcatgcaatctggaatgtatgcgagtggaattaatagtatgcctcaatctcacagtatgtcacatgacgacgTTTACGTACAGTATTAATGTTTTCTaccacaacagccgattttggatagcgaaattcattctgtagcgaagtgcaaccatgattgaattcgaaaaacagCGAAACGCGGTGATTTGAGTCAAAGCGgtttgatcggcacactgctgttgttTTAATGCACGTCGAAGATAGAAAATcatcgcgatttaattccatttttgaccaagatgaaagtttcaagtatctgtaaacaactcaaatatcacTCTTATGACAACacattctgagtacgttcaccattacaaatatcaaactttgtgatgacaatgtcagatttaacatattcatttcagtgttgccatatctcaaaccttaagtagcaaccctcgttgTAATAGTGCATATTTGTAATATCCCTACGTGTAAAGCAATCCTCGTCATTAAAGAGAATTTCTCTTTTGAAAGTGAATATTGTCACGTAAAATAAATCGACAGAAATTCAATTGCTCATATAAGTCTTGAGGTAACACTTCTTGTAATTTTTGAGCATGATATCGATGGTGTAATTTACGTCTAATGGTTTGCTGTATAGTTGATCTTGATAGGTCATTCTAGCTGGATAAAGCTCTAGTGCTAATATGCCGTTGATCATCAATGGTATCCAAAATAAGTTCTTCATCTCGCACACTTATTTCAACGAGATGCTCTCAATTGACACCAAAAAACTTTCCTGTTTGTCGAGCCCGctttaaatattagaaaattagtttCTGTGAGGAAACTCGCGACTAAGATGCCTCAACGTAACCCaaaatttactaattatttttcaatttgtactGTCTGTGTATATATATAGTGATGAATAAAGaaacttaatatttttgtgattgTTCGTAAAAGTCCTTACCCTAAATGTGATTGTGACCCgtgaaaacaaatttgattGGTTCTTATTTTGCTACGAGGTCTCTAAGAACAGCTGATGGCTAAACATGACATTCATTCATGTAAAACTTTAGCTTCAACAGTTAACGTTGTATGTATGTAAGAAGCTTTTTTCCATGACATTCCAAAAACCATAGTGAAAAATCAAATACATcattaggtttttctaacaatgtttccattccattttaaaacattttccatttttagtttAGGATCCCAGAGCTTCATTCGGCAATTGTCTGTTTTAACGAAACTAAGTTTTAAGGAATATTTAGGGAGTATCAGATTCATTGGAGATGGGTTTTTTATTAATCTAACTCAATTATTTACATGCAATGAGAAAGTGAAAGTGTTCGACAACGACGAGCGAAACTAATGCTACGTTTACATGTGTGGCAAGCATAGACAAATGttcacaaaatgaaaatcgaaGTGAATTTCAACGTTCTTGGTCTTCGGGCGACCGTTATGAATCCGCcgtaatatttatattaaaaaatgaaattcaaattcgTACAAAAGTGAAgcacataaaatatataattatttttttaaattacctcCTCTCCAGTTGCTGCTTTTACTAAAGGAGGTCCGGCCAAAAAGATAGTCCCTTGTTGTTTAACTATCACCGATTCATCTGCCATTGCTGGTACATAAGCCCCACCTGCTGTACAGGAACCCATTACTACTGCTATCTTCAACAAATGATggtcaattaaaaaaatagagtacatacaattgaATTTGTATTTAGATCAGTTTACTGTTTGTTTCTACTCATTGAGTTGTGCCCAAGACTTTCGATAGAAATTTGTGAAGTGAAAAAAGTGAAAGATGATAATTTTATCCCTGAACAAATTCTAGTTCAAAAAGGAACTTCAAAATTATTACTGTGTTACAGAACACCCTCGAACAAGTGCTTATCAGGTGTAGAAGTAAggtttttttgaagtttttctacatataataataaaacaataacaatatgGACGATATTAAAACTTTGTAGGAATACATAGGCTGTTCATTTGAAAACGTATGACCTCTATACATAATTCAAAACACGTCACATTCAAGTGGTCTACGAAATTTCTTTCTGACATTTCAAAAACGTTCTGTCTGACGTTCTTTACATGCAGCTGTTATTCTATCTTCCATAGGGctgtgttttatgaaaaatcgattttagtagaaaaaaatcttaaagTGCTAGGTCGGGAAATCTCAGTGGATATTATATTGCTACTCTTCGACCAACCAATATTCCAGGGAACTTATCATTTAGTCACTGTTTAACTGGACAAAGGTAACATAATGGAAATCCATCATATTGGAAATTAGTAATACACTTTGAATACTTCGTACAACCTGTCTAACTTCTCTTTGTCCGAGGCACAAACAAACAACTGATACCGCACTTAAAGTAGATAATCACTTATATTTGAGTATTTTCTTCttaatgtatttaaaataatttctattaagaTTAAACACAATATAATACGTCAATAAGCCAATAATAGCTTTTGACTGATCTCCATGCTCTCGTCTCAAGCCctctaaaatatttgaaataactttttgaCTTTGGACATGTAAATCTTTATGTCGGAACCCATAACATTGTATGATCTTCTCCGATGGGTCGTAAACAACCATCCTAACCAAAATAATTCGATCCTAAAACTTTTCGGAAAATAATTTGTCTTTCGCTAGATAAAAAAggatttttccaattatttaacATTACTTATAAATTAGGAATAAATCctaaaatatttcgattataATATGTTCATATAAATCGCTATAATCGAGTTTTCATTCAGGATTTATTAAATCATCATTGCCAGTCATCCTCATCaagattattaataatttgttgtaTTGCTACTATAGCTTCCAAATACAAAAAtcctttttcaaatttgaa from Diorhabda sublineata isolate icDioSubl1.1 chromosome 5, icDioSubl1.1, whole genome shotgun sequence encodes the following:
- the LOC130443869 gene encoding probable methylcrotonoyl-CoA carboxylase beta chain, mitochondrial; translation: MFSKPTIVLKQFLLTNQLCKLSTNTLKSNIDVHSTQFMENRERMIELVNTLRSKTEKVLKGGGDKYVKKHVSKGKLFVRDRIKLLLDKTSAFLELSALAANNMYGDNISSAGIVTGIGKVSGRDCMIVANDATVKGGTYYPITVKKHLRAQEIAEENNLPCLYLVDSGGANLPHQSDVFPDKNHFGRIFFNQANMSSKQIAQIAVVMGSCTAGGAYVPAMADESVIVKQQGTIFLAGPPLVKAATGEEVSAEDLGGADLHCTTSGVTDHYALNDEHAIDIARKIVNNLSYKPPVTFDESFQDPLYNPEDLYGIIDTDLKKPFDIREIILRVFDGSKFDEFKKKYGDTLVCGFAGLYGKTVGVIGNNGVLFSESAMKGAHFVQLCTQRKIPIIFLQNITGFMVGRQAEMGGIAKNGAKLVTAVSCAKVPKITVIIGGSYGAGNYGMCGRAYSPRFLYMWPNAKIGVMGGEQAAGVLSQIASYGKDWTEEQKKTFEKPILEKFENEASPYFSTARLWDDGIIDPKDTRKILGLSLAATLNKDIPDTKFGIFRM